Proteins co-encoded in one Aquincola tertiaricarbonis genomic window:
- a CDS encoding integration host factor subunit beta, giving the protein MTRSDLVAALAERFGQLTQRDTEFAVKTMLDAMSDALARGHRIEIRGFGSFSINRRPPRVGRNPRSGEQVVIPEKLVPHFKPGKALREAVDANVPLDHTPADTKDDPETLRA; this is encoded by the coding sequence ATGACCCGGTCCGACCTCGTGGCGGCACTGGCTGAACGTTTCGGCCAGCTGACGCAACGCGACACCGAGTTCGCCGTGAAGACCATGCTCGACGCGATGTCCGACGCCCTGGCGCGCGGGCACCGCATCGAGATCCGCGGCTTCGGCAGCTTCTCGATCAACCGCCGGCCGCCGCGCGTGGGCCGCAACCCTCGCAGCGGCGAGCAGGTGGTGATTCCTGAGAAGCTGGTGCCGCACTTCAAGCCCGGCAAGGCCCTGCGCGAAGCCGTGGACGCCAACGTGCCGCTGGACCACACCCCGGCGGACACGAAGGACGACCCGGAAACCCTGCGCGCCTGA
- the rpsA gene encoding 30S ribosomal protein S1, whose product MSDMQSATTGGESFAAMFEESLQKRDMRAGEVISAEVVRIEHSFVVVNAGLKSESYVPIEEFKNDQGEVEVEVGDFVSVAIDSLENGYGDTILSRDKAKRLASWLSLENSLESGDFVTGTVNGKVKGGLTVLVNGIRAFLPGSLLDTRPVKDMSPFEGKTMEFKVIKLDRKRNNVVLSRRAVVEASMGEERAKLMETLREGAIVNGVVKNITEYGAFVDLGGIDGLLHITDMAWRRVRHPSEVVTVGQELQAKVLKFDAEKNRVSLGIKQLGDDPWMGVARRYPTGTRLFGKVTNIADYGAFVEIEPGIEGLVHVSEMDWTNKNVSPSKLVSLGDEVEVMVLEIDEDKRRISLGMKQCKANPWEEFSSNVKRGDRVKGPVKSITDFGVFVGLAQGIDGLVHLSDLSWHEPGESAVRNFKKGQEVEAIVLAVDVERERISLGIKQLDGDPFATYTTLNDRGALVTGKVKTVDARGAEVQLTDDVTGYLRASEISRDRVEDARNVLKEGDEVNAMIINIDRKLRSIQLSIKAKDSADQQEAMQRLSQSSERESAGTTSLGALLRAKLDNQNNG is encoded by the coding sequence ATGTCTGATATGCAATCTGCCACCACCGGCGGCGAATCCTTTGCCGCCATGTTCGAGGAAAGCCTCCAGAAGCGCGACATGCGCGCTGGTGAGGTGATCTCCGCGGAAGTCGTCCGCATCGAGCACAGCTTCGTGGTGGTCAACGCCGGCCTCAAGAGCGAGTCCTACGTTCCCATCGAAGAGTTCAAGAACGACCAGGGCGAGGTCGAGGTCGAAGTCGGCGACTTCGTGTCGGTCGCGATCGACTCCCTCGAAAACGGCTACGGCGACACCATCCTGTCGCGCGACAAGGCCAAGCGCCTGGCCTCGTGGCTGTCGCTGGAGAACTCGCTGGAATCCGGCGACTTCGTCACCGGCACCGTGAACGGCAAGGTCAAGGGCGGCCTGACCGTGCTGGTCAACGGCATCCGCGCCTTCCTGCCCGGCTCGCTGCTCGACACGCGTCCGGTCAAGGACATGAGCCCGTTCGAGGGCAAGACCATGGAGTTCAAGGTCATCAAGCTCGACCGCAAGCGCAACAACGTCGTGTTGTCGCGCCGCGCCGTGGTCGAAGCCTCGATGGGCGAAGAACGCGCCAAGCTGATGGAGACGCTGCGCGAAGGCGCCATCGTCAACGGCGTGGTCAAGAACATCACCGAGTACGGTGCGTTCGTCGACCTGGGCGGCATCGACGGCCTGCTGCACATCACCGACATGGCCTGGCGCCGTGTCCGTCACCCGAGCGAAGTGGTGACGGTCGGCCAGGAACTGCAGGCCAAGGTCCTGAAGTTCGACGCCGAGAAGAACCGCGTCTCGCTGGGCATCAAGCAGCTGGGCGACGACCCCTGGATGGGCGTGGCTCGCCGCTACCCGACGGGCACCCGCCTGTTCGGCAAGGTGACCAACATCGCCGACTACGGTGCGTTCGTCGAGATCGAGCCGGGCATCGAAGGCCTGGTGCACGTCTCCGAAATGGACTGGACCAACAAGAACGTCAGCCCCAGCAAGCTGGTGTCGCTGGGCGACGAAGTCGAAGTCATGGTCCTCGAGATCGACGAAGACAAGCGCCGCATCAGCCTGGGCATGAAGCAGTGCAAGGCCAACCCGTGGGAAGAGTTCTCTTCCAACGTCAAGCGCGGCGACCGCGTCAAGGGCCCGGTCAAGTCGATCACCGACTTCGGCGTGTTCGTGGGCCTGGCCCAGGGCATCGACGGCCTGGTGCACCTGTCCGACCTGTCCTGGCATGAGCCGGGCGAATCGGCCGTGCGCAACTTCAAGAAGGGCCAGGAAGTCGAAGCCATCGTGCTGGCCGTGGACGTCGAGCGCGAGCGCATCTCGCTGGGCATCAAGCAGCTGGACGGCGACCCGTTCGCCACCTACACCACGCTGAACGACCGGGGCGCCCTGGTCACCGGCAAGGTGAAGACCGTCGACGCCCGTGGCGCCGAAGTGCAGCTGACCGACGACGTGACCGGCTACCTGCGTGCCTCCGAAATCAGCCGCGACCGCGTGGAAGACGCGCGCAACGTGCTGAAGGAAGGCGACGAAGTCAACGCCATGATCATCAACATCGACCGCAAGCTGCGTTCGATCCAGCTGTCGATCAAGGCCAAGGACTCCGCCGACCAGCAGGAAGCCATGCAGCGCCTGTCGCAATCGAGCGAGCGTGAATCGGCCGGTACCACCAGCCTGGGCGCCCTGCTGCGCGCCAAGCTGGACAACCAGAACAACGGCTGA
- a CDS encoding bifunctional 3-phosphoshikimate 1-carboxyvinyltransferase/cytidylate kinase, translated as MFAIPFLDLPPLTKASGQIRLPGSKSISNRVLLLAGLAEGSTLVHDLLDSDDTRVMIEALRNLGCDLAHEGGALRITGIGGRLSVQQASLFLGNAGTAMRPLAAALAVLAATQGGQFELSGVARMHERPIGDLVDALRQLGCDIQYLGNDGYPPLRLAGQPQGQLATGAPVRVRGDVSSQFLTALLLALPLASSGQGEAPGTDIVIEVDGELISKPYVEITLNLLARFGITVQRDGWQRFTVPAGSRYRSPGAVHVEGDASSASYFVALGAIAAVDAPVLIEGVGSASIQGDVRFVEAAVAMGADVRMEANRIEVRRGAWPLRAITLDCNHIPDAAMTLAVMALYADGPTRLTNIASWRVKETDRIAAMAIELRKVGAQVEEGADFIEVRPPQAWQPAAIHTYDDHRMAMCLSLAAFNGVPVRILDPQCVGKTFPDYFEALFQLAHTHHDLVPVITIDGPTASGKGTLASTLAASLGYHFLDSGSLYRVAALASLRQGVADTDGPGIAALISKLRLRFDGPRLFLDGEEVSDQLRREDVGSRASKISALGDVRAALYALQVSFRRPPGLVADGRDMGTVIFPDAALKVFLTASPATRAERRHKQLISKGISSNIDDLRADLEARDARDRTRAIAPLQPAEDALLLDNSAQTVDESVAQVLGWWEQRTPFGI; from the coding sequence GTGTTCGCCATTCCTTTCCTCGACCTGCCCCCGCTGACCAAGGCCTCGGGCCAGATCCGCCTGCCCGGCTCCAAGAGCATCTCCAACCGGGTGCTGCTGCTGGCCGGCCTGGCCGAAGGCAGCACGCTGGTGCACGACCTGCTCGATTCCGACGACACGCGGGTGATGATCGAGGCGCTGCGTAACCTGGGCTGCGACCTGGCGCATGAAGGTGGCGCGCTGCGCATCACCGGCATCGGCGGCCGCCTGTCGGTGCAGCAGGCCTCGCTGTTCCTTGGCAACGCCGGCACCGCGATGCGGCCGCTGGCCGCCGCGCTGGCAGTGCTGGCGGCCACGCAGGGCGGCCAGTTCGAGCTCAGCGGCGTCGCTCGCATGCATGAACGGCCGATCGGCGACCTGGTAGACGCATTGCGGCAGCTCGGCTGCGACATCCAGTACCTGGGCAACGACGGCTACCCGCCGCTGCGGCTGGCCGGCCAGCCGCAGGGCCAACTGGCCACCGGCGCGCCGGTGCGGGTGCGCGGCGATGTGTCCAGCCAGTTCCTCACCGCGCTGCTGCTGGCCCTGCCGCTGGCCAGCAGCGGCCAGGGCGAAGCGCCGGGCACCGACATCGTGATCGAGGTGGACGGGGAGCTGATCTCCAAACCCTACGTCGAGATCACGCTCAACCTGCTCGCCCGCTTCGGCATCACCGTGCAACGCGACGGCTGGCAGCGCTTCACCGTCCCCGCCGGCAGCCGCTACCGTTCGCCGGGCGCCGTGCACGTGGAAGGCGATGCCTCGTCGGCCTCGTACTTCGTGGCGCTGGGCGCCATCGCCGCGGTGGATGCGCCCGTGCTCATCGAAGGCGTTGGCAGCGCCTCCATCCAGGGTGACGTGCGCTTCGTCGAAGCGGCGGTGGCCATGGGCGCCGACGTGCGCATGGAGGCCAACCGCATCGAGGTGCGCCGCGGCGCCTGGCCGCTGCGCGCCATCACGCTCGACTGCAACCACATCCCCGATGCGGCGATGACGCTGGCGGTGATGGCGCTGTACGCCGACGGCCCCACCCGCCTGACCAACATCGCCAGCTGGCGCGTGAAGGAAACCGACCGCATCGCCGCGATGGCCATCGAACTGCGCAAGGTGGGCGCGCAGGTGGAGGAAGGTGCCGACTTCATCGAGGTGCGGCCGCCGCAGGCCTGGCAGCCGGCCGCCATCCACACCTACGACGACCACCGGATGGCGATGTGCCTGTCGCTGGCCGCCTTCAACGGCGTGCCGGTGCGCATTCTCGATCCGCAGTGCGTGGGCAAGACTTTCCCGGACTACTTCGAGGCCCTCTTCCAGCTGGCGCACACCCACCACGACCTGGTGCCGGTGATCACCATCGATGGGCCCACTGCCTCCGGCAAGGGCACGCTGGCCAGCACGCTGGCGGCTTCGCTGGGCTACCACTTCCTGGACTCGGGCTCGCTGTACCGTGTGGCAGCGCTGGCTTCGCTGCGCCAGGGCGTGGCGGATACCGACGGACCCGGCATCGCCGCCCTCATCAGCAAGCTCAGGCTGCGCTTCGACGGCCCTCGCCTCTTCCTCGACGGTGAGGAGGTGAGCGACCAGCTGCGCCGTGAGGACGTGGGCAGCCGCGCGTCCAAGATCTCGGCGCTGGGCGACGTGCGTGCTGCGCTGTATGCGCTGCAGGTCTCGTTCCGCCGCCCGCCGGGGCTGGTGGCCGACGGCCGCGACATGGGCACGGTGATCTTTCCGGACGCCGCGCTGAAGGTGTTCCTGACCGCCAGCCCCGCCACACGGGCGGAGCGGCGGCATAAGCAATTGATTTCCAAGGGAATATCGTCTAATATCGACGACCTTCGCGCGGATTTGGAAGCACGCGACGCCCGGGACCGTACCCGGGCCATCGCACCGCTGCAACCCGCTGAAGACGCGCTGCTCCTCGACAACTCTGCCCAGACCGTGGATGAATCCGTGGCCCAGGTGCTGGGTTGGTGGGAGCAACGCACGCCTTTCGGCATCTAG
- a CDS encoding prephenate dehydrogenase — protein sequence MFQQLGLIGCGLMGGSFALALKRAGLVKHVVGYSKSPSTTERARRAGVIDTAAESALLAVAGSDIVLLAVPVAATESTFKAIRHLVEPEVLIMDVGSTKRDVVDAARRVLKERISGFVPAHPIAGKEKAGVHHADADLYTGRQVILTPLPQTDALLLQKAADTWTAIGAQVIRMSPDSHDAALAAVSHLPHLLAFAFYNAVAKQPGGDEFLSLAGPGFRDFTRIAASDPTIWRDILLANREETLKQSMRFRHALEALEHVMRSGNAEALEDLIRSASEGRAAWQMNSPRPSAAPAVPPLR from the coding sequence ATGTTCCAGCAACTGGGCCTCATCGGCTGCGGCCTCATGGGCGGCTCGTTCGCACTGGCGCTCAAGCGCGCCGGCCTGGTCAAGCACGTGGTGGGCTACAGCAAGTCGCCCTCCACCACCGAACGCGCGCGGCGCGCCGGCGTCATCGACACAGCGGCCGAATCGGCGCTGCTGGCGGTGGCCGGCTCCGACATCGTGCTGCTGGCAGTGCCGGTGGCCGCCACCGAATCTACCTTCAAGGCCATCCGCCACCTGGTGGAGCCGGAGGTGCTGATCATGGACGTGGGCTCCACCAAGCGCGACGTGGTGGACGCCGCCCGCCGTGTGCTGAAAGAGCGCATCAGCGGCTTCGTGCCGGCACACCCGATCGCCGGCAAGGAAAAGGCCGGCGTCCACCACGCCGACGCCGACCTCTACACCGGCCGCCAGGTCATCCTGACGCCGCTGCCGCAAACCGACGCCCTGCTGCTGCAGAAGGCTGCCGACACCTGGACCGCCATCGGCGCACAGGTGATCCGCATGTCGCCCGACAGCCACGATGCGGCGCTGGCCGCCGTCAGCCACCTGCCCCACCTGCTGGCGTTCGCCTTCTACAACGCGGTGGCCAAGCAGCCCGGCGGCGACGAGTTCCTGTCCCTGGCTGGACCGGGCTTCCGGGATTTCACCCGCATCGCCGCCAGCGATCCGACGATCTGGCGCGATATCCTGCTGGCCAACCGCGAAGAGACGCTCAAGCAGTCGATGCGTTTCCGCCATGCGCTGGAAGCGCTGGAGCATGTGATGCGCTCCGGCAATGCCGAGGCGCTGGAAGACCTGATCCGCAGCGCGTCCGAGGGGCGCGCCGCCTGGCAGATGAACAGCCCCCGCCCCTCCGCAGCGCCCGCCGTGCCGCCGCTGCGCTGA
- the pheA gene encoding prephenate dehydratase, giving the protein MSEPAAPNPPDLLALRHQIDALDRDLLSLLNRRAALALAVGELKKKEGSVVFRPEREAQVIDGLKRINAGPLRSDSVAPIWREIMSACRSLETPMRVAYMGPAGTFSEEAALGYFGSSIVRVPCANADEVFHVTTSGAADFGVVPVENSNEGVVTRSLDLFLTTPLFIIGETSLMVRHNLLRGVDSLEGIEAVCAHPQALAQCHGWLSNHLPHVERRPVSSNAEGARLAGLDTKLAGIASERAASQYGLHVVGRAIQDDAHNRTRFAVVTHPDRHPQPGRSGHDCTSLVVSVVNRPGAVHDMLVPLKHHGVSMTRFESRPARSGQWEYYFYIDLQGHPEDPPVASAMKELREVCDFFKVLGTYPLDSH; this is encoded by the coding sequence ATGTCCGAGCCCGCCGCACCCAATCCGCCCGACCTGCTGGCCCTGCGCCACCAGATCGATGCACTCGACCGCGATCTGCTGTCGCTGCTGAACCGCCGTGCCGCGCTGGCGCTGGCGGTGGGCGAGCTCAAGAAGAAGGAAGGCTCGGTGGTTTTCCGCCCCGAGCGCGAGGCGCAGGTGATCGACGGGCTCAAGCGCATCAACGCCGGGCCGTTGCGCTCGGACAGCGTGGCGCCGATCTGGCGCGAGATCATGTCGGCTTGCCGCTCGCTGGAAACACCGATGCGGGTGGCCTACATGGGCCCGGCCGGCACCTTCAGCGAAGAGGCGGCGCTGGGCTACTTCGGCAGCTCCATCGTGCGGGTGCCCTGCGCGAATGCCGATGAGGTGTTCCACGTCACCACCTCCGGCGCGGCCGACTTCGGCGTGGTGCCGGTCGAGAACTCGAACGAGGGCGTGGTCACGCGCTCGCTCGACCTCTTCCTCACCACGCCGCTCTTCATCATCGGCGAGACCAGCCTGATGGTGCGGCACAACCTGCTGCGCGGCGTCGATTCGCTGGAGGGCATCGAGGCCGTGTGCGCCCACCCGCAGGCGCTGGCGCAGTGCCACGGCTGGCTCAGCAACCACCTGCCGCACGTGGAACGGCGACCCGTATCCAGCAATGCCGAAGGCGCGCGCCTGGCGGGGCTCGATACCAAGCTGGCCGGCATCGCCAGTGAGCGCGCAGCCAGCCAGTACGGCCTGCACGTGGTCGGCCGCGCGATCCAGGACGATGCACACAACCGCACGCGCTTCGCGGTGGTGACCCACCCCGACCGCCACCCGCAGCCCGGCCGTTCCGGCCACGACTGCACCAGTCTGGTGGTGTCGGTGGTCAACCGGCCGGGTGCGGTGCACGACATGCTGGTGCCGCTGAAGCACCACGGCGTGTCGATGACACGCTTCGAGTCGCGGCCCGCGCGCTCGGGCCAGTGGGAGTACTACTTCTACATCGACCTGCAGGGCCATCCGGAAGATCCGCCGGTGGCCTCGGCCATGAAGGAGCTGCGCGAGGTCTGCGACTTCTTCAAGGTGCTGGGCACCTACCCGCTGGACAGCCACTGA
- a CDS encoding DUF2059 domain-containing protein has translation MKRTLLVAALVVASVGAHAQTKKQLVDKILAAQQPAIENVARSIAERPAVQMMQAAGSALQQLPADKREATGKQIEADVRKFVDEAVPVLRDRANKLAPSTLGAQLEEKFTDDELKQLLAWLESPVNKKYQQLMPEIQNGFTQKLIADAAPVLDPKLQALQNKVRSTLGIPQPAATDASKPAGKASGAK, from the coding sequence ATGAAGAGAACCCTGCTGGTGGCGGCCCTGGTGGTCGCCTCCGTCGGCGCGCACGCGCAGACCAAGAAGCAACTGGTCGACAAGATCCTGGCGGCCCAGCAGCCGGCGATCGAGAACGTAGCGCGCAGCATCGCCGAACGCCCCGCCGTGCAGATGATGCAGGCCGCGGGCAGCGCGCTGCAGCAGCTGCCGGCCGACAAGCGCGAAGCCACCGGCAAGCAGATCGAGGCCGACGTGCGCAAGTTCGTCGACGAGGCGGTGCCGGTGCTGCGTGACCGTGCCAACAAGCTGGCCCCCAGCACCCTGGGCGCGCAGCTGGAAGAGAAGTTCACCGACGACGAGCTGAAGCAGCTGCTGGCCTGGCTGGAATCGCCGGTCAACAAGAAGTACCAGCAGCTGATGCCCGAGATCCAGAACGGCTTCACCCAGAAGCTGATCGCCGATGCGGCGCCGGTGCTCGACCCCAAGCTGCAGGCACTGCAGAACAAGGTGCGCAGCACGCTGGGCATCCCGCAGCCCGCGGCCACCGACGCCAGCAAGCCGGCCGGCAAGGCCAGCGGCGCCAAGTAA
- the gyrA gene encoding DNA gyrase subunit A produces the protein MTQFAKETLPISLEEEMRRSYLDYAMSVIVGRALPDARDGLKPVHRRVLFAMHELNNDWNRPYKKSARIVGDVIGKYHPHGDQSVYDTIVRMAQDFSMRHMLVDGQGNFGSIDGDNAAAMRYTEIRLSKIAHELLADIDKETVDFGPNYDGSEKEPLVLPTRLPNLLVNGSGGIAVGMATNIPPHNLNEVVDACLHLLRSPDATIDELMSIVPAPDFPTAGIIYGLNGVREGYRTGRGKVVMRARCHFEDIDRGQRQAIIVDEIPYQVNKKTLLERIAELVHDKKIDGISHIQDESDKSGMRVVIELKRGEVPEVVLNNLYKQTQLQDSFGMNMVALVDGQPKLCNLKQLIEYFLEHRREVVTRRTVFALRKARERGHVLEGLAVALANIDEFIETIKNSPTPPVAKAALMSKSWDSSLVREMLARAESDTPGGRAAYRPEGLPADYGMQPDGLYRLSDEQAQEILQMRLQRLTGLEQDKIVGEYKDVMAQIADLLDILSKPERVTFIISEELTALKQEFGQTKLGARRSQIEHNAQELGTEDLITPTDMVVTLSHSGYIKSQPLGEYRSQRRGGRGKQATATKEDDWIDQLFIANTHDWILCFSDRGRVYWLKVWEVPQGGRASRGKPIVNMFPLQPGEKITVVLPLTGEFRSFPADNYIFMATALGTVKKTALDEFSNPRKAGIIAVDLDEGDHLIGAALTDGKHDVMLFSDGGKAVRFDEDDVRPMGRQARGVRGMALEPGQTLIAMLVAEDEAQSVLTATENGYGKRTSIVEYTRHGRGTKGMIAIQQSERNGKVVAATLVRPEDEIMLITDKGVLVRTRVSEIRELGRATQGVTLIALDDGTKLSGLQRIVENDANIETPGEGDGAAAPEENS, from the coding sequence ATGACCCAGTTCGCCAAGGAAACCCTGCCGATCAGCCTCGAAGAGGAGATGCGGCGCTCGTACCTCGACTACGCGATGAGCGTCATCGTCGGGCGCGCCCTGCCCGACGCCCGCGACGGCCTCAAGCCCGTGCACCGGCGCGTGCTGTTCGCGATGCACGAGCTGAACAACGACTGGAACCGGCCGTACAAGAAGTCGGCCCGTATCGTCGGGGACGTCATCGGTAAATACCACCCGCACGGCGACCAGTCGGTGTACGACACCATCGTGCGGATGGCGCAGGACTTCTCCATGCGCCACATGCTGGTGGACGGCCAGGGCAACTTCGGCTCGATCGACGGCGACAACGCCGCGGCGATGCGCTACACCGAAATCCGCCTGTCGAAGATCGCCCACGAACTGCTGGCCGACATCGACAAGGAAACCGTCGACTTCGGCCCCAACTACGACGGCTCCGAGAAAGAGCCGCTGGTGCTGCCGACGCGGCTGCCCAACCTGCTGGTCAACGGCTCGGGCGGCATCGCGGTGGGCATGGCCACCAACATCCCGCCGCACAACCTCAACGAGGTGGTGGACGCCTGCCTGCACCTGCTGCGCAGCCCGGACGCGACGATCGACGAGCTGATGTCCATCGTGCCGGCGCCCGACTTCCCCACCGCCGGGATCATCTACGGCCTGAACGGCGTGCGTGAGGGCTACCGCACCGGCCGCGGCAAGGTGGTGATGCGCGCCCGCTGCCACTTCGAGGACATCGACCGTGGCCAGCGCCAGGCCATCATCGTCGACGAGATCCCGTACCAGGTGAACAAGAAGACCCTGCTCGAGCGCATCGCCGAGCTGGTCCACGACAAGAAGATCGACGGCATCAGCCACATCCAGGACGAGAGCGACAAGTCCGGCATGCGGGTGGTGATCGAGCTCAAGCGCGGCGAAGTGCCCGAGGTCGTGCTGAACAACCTGTACAAGCAGACGCAGCTGCAGGACAGCTTCGGCATGAACATGGTGGCGCTGGTGGACGGCCAGCCCAAGCTGTGCAACCTCAAGCAGCTGATCGAGTACTTCCTGGAGCACCGCCGCGAGGTGGTGACGCGGCGCACCGTGTTCGCGCTGCGCAAGGCGCGCGAGCGTGGCCACGTGCTGGAAGGCCTGGCCGTGGCGCTGGCCAACATCGACGAGTTCATCGAGACGATCAAGAACTCGCCGACGCCGCCGGTGGCCAAGGCAGCGCTGATGAGCAAGAGCTGGGACTCGTCGCTGGTGCGCGAGATGCTGGCCCGCGCCGAATCCGACACGCCCGGCGGCCGCGCCGCCTACCGCCCGGAAGGCCTGCCCGCCGACTACGGCATGCAGCCCGACGGCCTGTACCGCCTGTCGGACGAACAGGCGCAGGAAATCCTGCAGATGCGCCTGCAGCGCCTGACCGGCCTGGAGCAGGACAAGATCGTCGGCGAGTACAAGGACGTGATGGCGCAGATCGCCGATCTGCTGGACATCCTGTCCAAGCCCGAGCGCGTGACCTTCATCATCAGCGAGGAACTCACCGCGCTGAAGCAGGAGTTCGGCCAGACCAAGCTGGGCGCGCGCCGCAGCCAGATCGAGCACAACGCGCAGGAACTGGGCACCGAGGATCTGATCACGCCCACCGACATGGTGGTGACGCTGAGCCACAGCGGCTACATCAAGAGCCAGCCGCTGGGCGAGTACCGCTCGCAGCGCCGCGGCGGCCGCGGCAAGCAGGCCACGGCCACGAAGGAAGACGACTGGATCGACCAGCTCTTCATCGCCAACACGCACGACTGGATCCTGTGCTTCAGCGACCGCGGCCGCGTGTACTGGCTGAAGGTGTGGGAAGTGCCGCAGGGCGGCCGTGCCAGCCGCGGCAAGCCCATCGTCAACATGTTCCCGCTGCAGCCGGGCGAGAAGATCACCGTGGTGCTGCCGCTGACCGGCGAGTTCCGCAGCTTCCCGGCCGACAACTACATCTTCATGGCCACCGCGCTGGGCACCGTCAAGAAGACGGCGCTGGATGAATTCAGCAACCCGCGCAAGGCCGGCATCATCGCGGTGGACCTGGACGAAGGCGACCACCTGATCGGCGCTGCGCTGACCGACGGCAAGCACGACGTGATGCTGTTCTCCGACGGCGGCAAGGCGGTGCGCTTCGACGAGGACGACGTGCGTCCGATGGGCCGCCAGGCCCGTGGCGTGCGCGGCATGGCGCTGGAGCCGGGGCAGACGCTGATCGCGATGCTGGTGGCCGAGGACGAGGCGCAGAGCGTGCTCACCGCCACCGAGAACGGCTACGGCAAGCGCACCTCCATCGTGGAGTACACGCGCCATGGCCGCGGAACCAAGGGCATGATCGCCATCCAACAGAGCGAGCGCAACGGCAAGGTGGTCGCGGCCACCCTGGTGCGCCCCGAGGACGAGATCATGCTGATCACCGACAAGGGTGTGCTGGTGCGCACCCGGGTCTCCGAAATTCGTGAGCTCGGCCGCGCTACCCAAGGCGTCACGCTGATCGCGCTGGACGACGGCACCAAGCTGTCGGGCCTGCAACGGATCGTCGAGAACGACGCCAACATCGAAACCCCGGGCGAAGGCGATGGCGCTGCCGCCCCTGAGGAGAATTCCTGA
- the ompA gene encoding outer membrane protein OmpA has product MKKLNTVAVLFASVALAAPLSTAFAQAQTNDNWRASDGTVWKNGTNELCWRDANWTPATADPRCDGALKPPAPAPAPAPAAAPAPAPAPAPAVVPAAPVSEKVTYAADTFFDFDKSTLKPEARAKLDDLVSKTGGINLEVIIAVGHTDSVGSDAYNQKLSVRRAEAVKTYLVSKGIEKNRVYTEGKGEKQPVADNKTAEGRAKNRRVEIEVVGTRNK; this is encoded by the coding sequence ATGAAGAAACTGAACACCGTGGCGGTGCTGTTCGCATCGGTCGCGCTCGCCGCTCCGCTGTCGACGGCCTTCGCCCAAGCGCAGACGAACGACAACTGGCGCGCTTCCGACGGCACCGTTTGGAAGAACGGCACCAACGAACTGTGCTGGCGCGATGCCAACTGGACCCCCGCCACGGCGGATCCGCGTTGCGACGGCGCCCTGAAGCCGCCCGCCCCGGCTCCGGCCCCGGCTCCGGCTGCTGCCCCCGCTCCGGCTCCCGCACCGGCTCCGGCCGTCGTGCCGGCTGCTCCGGTCAGCGAAAAGGTCACCTACGCTGCTGACACCTTCTTCGACTTCGACAAGTCGACCCTGAAGCCGGAAGCCCGCGCCAAGCTGGACGACCTGGTCAGCAAGACCGGCGGCATCAACCTGGAAGTCATCATCGCCGTGGGTCACACCGACTCCGTCGGCAGCGATGCCTACAACCAGAAGCTGTCGGTGCGCCGCGCCGAAGCCGTGAAGACCTACCTGGTCTCCAAGGGCATCGAGAAGAACCGCGTCTACACCGAAGGCAAGGGCGAAAAGCAGCCCGTCGCCGATAACAAGACCGCCGAAGGCCGCGCCAAGAACCGCCGCGTGGAAATCGAAGTGGTCGGCACCCGCAATAAGTAA
- the ubiG gene encoding bifunctional 2-polyprenyl-6-hydroxyphenol methylase/3-demethylubiquinol 3-O-methyltransferase UbiG, translating to MMNADPQELAKFSELAHRWWDPESEFRPLHQINPLRLGWIEQQVPVAGKRVLDVGCGGGILAEAMAQRGAKVLGIDLADKPLKVAQLHAMETGVTGVEYREVSAETLAAEQPGSFDVVTCMEMLEHVPDPSSVVRAVTALVKPGGWAFFSTINRNPKSFLFAIVGAEHILKLLPKGTHEYAKFIRPSELARWCRDSGLTIGETQGMQYNPLTRRYWLSGDTSVNYLVACRKPGA from the coding sequence ATGATGAATGCCGATCCCCAAGAACTGGCGAAATTCAGTGAACTGGCCCACCGCTGGTGGGACCCGGAGAGCGAGTTCCGGCCGCTGCACCAGATCAACCCGTTGCGCCTGGGCTGGATCGAGCAGCAGGTGCCGGTGGCTGGCAAACGTGTGCTCGACGTCGGCTGCGGCGGCGGCATCCTGGCCGAGGCGATGGCCCAGCGCGGCGCCAAGGTGCTGGGCATCGACCTGGCCGACAAGCCGCTGAAGGTGGCACAGCTGCATGCGATGGAGACTGGCGTCACCGGCGTCGAGTACCGCGAGGTGTCGGCCGAAACGCTGGCGGCCGAGCAGCCGGGCAGCTTCGATGTCGTCACCTGCATGGAGATGCTCGAACACGTGCCCGATCCGTCGTCGGTGGTGCGCGCGGTCACCGCCCTGGTCAAACCGGGGGGCTGGGCCTTCTTCTCCACCATCAACCGCAACCCGAAGTCGTTCCTCTTCGCCATCGTCGGCGCGGAGCACATCCTCAAGCTGCTGCCCAAGGGCACGCACGAATACGCCAAGTTCATCCGCCCGAGCGAACTGGCACGCTGGTGCCGCGACAGCGGCCTGACCATCGGCGAGACCCAGGGCATGCAGTACAACCCGCTGACGCGCCGCTATTGGCTGTCGGGCGACACCAGCGTCAACTACCTGGTGGCCTGCCGGAAGCCGGGGGCATGA